TTCTGGGACGGGTCATGTGACAGCGAGGCCCAGGTTTTGGCGATACAAACGGGAAAGCTGGCAGCTCCATAGCGCTCGATATCCGCAAGGGATTTTTTGGCTTTTGGCGAAAACGTGACGTCTCTGGCTCCGTACATTTCGCGAGCCACGGTCCGGATCTTCTCCTCAACCGGAAGATCATCCGGATAGAGTGGCCTGTAGGAAGCCTTCTTCAAACGACCGACCTGCCGGACTCTCTCCGCAAGCTCGAGGGCACCTGCTCCTCCATCCCGGAAATGTGTACAGACAATCGCATCATCGGCTCCGCCTTCAACGGAAAGAGCACGAATAAGGTCCCATTCCTCCGGTGAATCACCGGGATGGGCGTTTATCGCCACCACGACAGGAACGTGAAAGCGCCGGACATTGGAGATTTGGCGCAACAGGTTTTGCATGCCGTTGCGCACAGAAGGCACGTCGCTTTTGTCGAGGATTTCGGGAATCGGACGTCCCGCAACCGTGTCCGCCAGTCCGCCATGCATGCGCAGACTTTTGGCCGTGGCCACAAGGACCGCCACATCCGGTCCTCTCCCGAGAGACCGGCATTTGATGTCGAAGAATTTTTCTCCCCCGAGGTCTGCCCCAAACCCCGCTTCTGTCACAACACAGTCGGAACCGGACAACCCGACCCAGTCTCCGATAATGGAACTGTTCCCGTGAGCGATATTGGCAAAAGGGGAACCATGCACGATCGCCGGCGTCCCTTCGGACGTCGACATCAGGTTCGGCCAGAATCCCTCTCGAAGAAGGGCGGCCATTGCTCCCTCGACACCCAGATCCCGGGCCCTCAGAAGACGTCCGTCGCGAGAAAGGCCAAAACCGATGTCGCCCAAACGGGCGATCAGATCCCCGTACGACGTGGAGAGAGCCAGAATGGCCATGACTTCCGATGAAACAGTGATATCGAAACGGGTTTCCCGGGGGGATCCGTTGGCAGCCCCTCCCAGACCGACGATCACCTTGCGAAGTGCGCGATCGTTCAGATCGACCACCCGCGGCCATCCGACGGTCAAGGGGTTGATTTCCAGACGGTTTCCGTGGTGAATCTCGTTGTCGATTGCGGATGCCAGAAGATTGTGTGCCGCACCGACCGCATGAACGTCTCCCGTCAGATGGAGGTTCAGTACCTCCGACGGTTCGATGGTCGATTTTCCTCCGCCTGCACCCCCTCCCTTGATCCCGAACACCGGTCCCATCGACGGTTGGCGAATCGTCACGACCGTGCGGATTCCCAAACGGTTCAACGCCATGGACAATCCGATCGAGGTGGTGGTCTTTCCTTCACCAAGGGGCGTCGGCGTCATTCCGGTCACCAGAACATAGAGAGGAGAAGGGTCCCGGCCGAAAGAGGGCGGAGAGACCGTTTCAAGATACCGGGGATCGATCTTTGCCCTCCCCGGACCAAAAGGATGAAAATGAGTTTCTGGAACACCCATCGACTGGGCCATCATATCAAGACGCATCACGAATCTTCCTGTCACACCGCCTTCCGGCCAACACAATTCTTTCCGGTCAAAAGATGGTCTCAAAAAAAACCATTTTTTGAGTATGCCCGGAATTCTGTCAAAATCACAAGGGGAACAGGTCGAGGGGAATCTCTCCTGTTTTCAGTGAAGAGCAAGCCATATTCCCGCCACAGCCGACAGGCACAGACAGTACCAGCCGAAGGGAGCCAATGCCCTTTCCGTTTCGAAGGAACGAAAATAGCGCATCAGAAGAAATGTGGTCGAATAGGCAGCAATAAAAGAAACGGCTCCGCCCGCGACAGCCAGGTGCAGCATCCCGCCCGCTCCCTGGCGAAAAAGCTTGGGCACCTCCAGAATGCCGGCGCCGACAATAATGGGCGTCGAAAGAAGAAATGAAAAACGGGCAGCCTCTTCATGCCCAAGTCCGTTCAGGAGCCCCCCCACCATCGTAATGCCCGAACGCGACAACCCGGGAATAAGAGCCATGGACTGGAACGCACCCACGATGAACGCACGGGACATCGGAAGATTGCCCAGCGATCCGGAAATCCCTTTTTTCTTCAGATATTCGGCCAGGATCAGGACAAATCCGTTGATCCCCAGAAAAGCCGCCGCCACAACCGGAGAAGAAAACAGAATCCGGATTTTCTTTTCCAGAAGAAAACCCAGGACCGCCGCCGGGATGGTCCCGGCAATCAAAAGCCCCATGATCCTCGCGTTCTTCCTTGTCTCCGGACGGATTTCCCCCCGGGAGAAAGAGAACAGGGAGAGAAAGGTATCCCGCGTCAGTCTCCACCAGTCTTTCCAGAAAAACAGGAGGAGAGCCAGAGCCGTTCCCAGATGAAGTGCGACCATGAATGGAAGGAACTGGGTGTTCCGGCTGACGCTCGTCCAGCCGGCAAAGAGGGGAAGCAGGACGCCATGACCAAGGGAACTGACAGGGGCGAGCTCTGTCGTTCCCTGAAGCAGTGAGAAAAAAATAGCCTGACGGAACGTCATTGATCTCCTTTCGGGAATGTCTCCGGCAACGACGAACACCGGTCTGAAAAAAACGGCGGCCTAAAACCACAAAGACAGGAACGGCGCTCCCATTCAAAGAAAAACCCGCGAACGGGAGGAGACCGTCGGAACATTCTTTTGACCCTTGCGGGCGGTCCAGAGGGAAAACAATATTCCGGCTTCGTACAAGATGACAAGCGGGACAAACATGATCATCATATTCAAGAAATCCTGGGTCGGTGACAGGATGGAAGCCGCGACCGCATTTCCGACCAGAGCCCAGCGACGACCCTTGCGAAACTTCTCCGGCGTGATCCACCCCTTGGCAGTCGCCAGCGCCATCAAAAGGGGAAGCTCAAAAATAAGTCCAAAGACAAACAGAAACCGCAACTCAAACGCAACGGTCCGGTCGACACTCATGAAAGCCTGAAGACCCTCCTTTTCTCCAAAGCCCACGAGAAAGCGCAAGGCGGAAGGAAGAGCGACAAAATTCGAGAATGCCACGCCCAGGGTGAAAAAAAGAGTGCCTCCCAGGATCCAGAGGAGAACATTTTTTTTTCACGCCGATAAAGGCCCGGTGAAACAAAACGCCAGATTTCATAGAGAACGAAGGGATATCCCAGGACGGCCCCCATAAAGAGGGAAACCTTCAATGTGACCCAGAAGGCCTCTGTCGGCGTCGTAAAGACGAGGGGAACCCCCGCTTTCGTTCCCAGGTATTTCAGCGCATGGTCGGAAAACGGAAAGGACAACCCCATGAACAGGGCAAGCCAAAACAGCGAACGGAGAACTCTCTGGCGAAGTTCAACGATATGTCCCCAGAGAGGGGATGTTTTCGGGTCAACCGGCATGATGGTCGTCGACAGAGCGTTCCTGAAGGAATTCGCCGCCTTTTTGCCACGACTGTGGCAGAGGTCCCCATCCCTCCGGCAGCTTCTCGTCCCGGGACGCACTTTTGGGGTCGGACAGAAGGTCATCGGAAAAAGAACGAAATTCCTGGAGAACCGGAGCGGCCTGATGCCGGATGGTCCGGAGAGCTTTTCCGGCCACCCGGCCAACCTTTGGCCATTCCTCCGGTTTGACAACGAGCACAAGAAGAATTGCGATAAACAGAAAATCCGGCCAACCGATACCGAACACGTTCAGGACTCTCCGATCTCTTTTCCGCCAACACGCGTGAGCCAGTCCTTGATCTGGAGTTTTTGATGCTTGATATCCCGCACCTCATTTTCTTCATGGGGAGTCAGAATCGCTCTTCGGGAGAGTTCCTGGAGCCTTTTCTCCAAAATCTGGTGCTGGTTTTTCAGTTTTTCAATGTGGTATGGATCTGCAACAGACGGGAATTCGGATGTTTCCGGGGAAAAACCGCTTTTTGACATCACGCCCTCCTTCTGTGTCGTGCTGTGTCGTGAATGATGAGAATAAAGGCCTCAATACGCTGGCCACCGGAGTCCGGCCAACGACCTGTCCGGACCTCTTCAGAGGATCCGGGTCCTTGTCTCGCCGGTATCGGCACCTGTCCGGAACCCGTCGCACAGGGCGCCTTCCATCGAGACCAGATCTCCCTCTCCGCAAATTGCCGGAACAGCCTCCAAAAGACGGCATCCCATCAGAATGGCATCCTCAAGAGGACAGGAGTAGTAATTCTTCCGTTCGCCTCTCTCAGAAAATCCCAGGTTTCGGTAAAGGGATCTGGCGCCGGTGTTGGAACGGCGAACTTCGAGATAGAGCGAAGCAACTTGTCTTTTTGACGAATATTGCATAAACCTCTGGAGAAACAGTCCTCCCAGTCCTTTTCTGCGCCAGTGCGGATCAAGGAAAATGTGATGGATTTCCGCTTCGTCCTCCACAAACCAGGCCCCCATAAATCCGACAATCCCCGGGCCTTTCGGACGGACAAGGCCATAATATTCGGCCACATCCACCCATTTCAGCTCTGAAAGCAGCGCTTCACCCAGATAAAAATCCGAGCGGTCTTTTTCGTCCTGCCGGACAAAAAAACGGCGCAAAATCTCCGGCCATGGATCGACATCCAGGCGAACGATCCGGAATTCCCGCGGATCGATTGCTTTTTCAGACCGGGGCTCTTCCATACACCAATCCTACTTCATCAGAAAAAAGATTGCGACGCTCCCATGCCAGTTTTCCCTGACTTGCCGCTCGGGGAGGAAGATCTTCGCCGTCCATCCATATCCACTCGGGATGACTCAAACGCCATGGCTCGACCAACACCCTCCCCGGGCCAACAATCCGGATGGACGTCCTTGGAAGACGCTGCACCAGATCTTCCGGATTTTCCGGCACCGGCATGAAGCCAGAGTCCCGCTCGCCCTCCCCCTTGACCAGGGCTGCCGTCACCTGCCCCTGTCTGGCGTTCAGAACAGGAAGAACCAGCTCCTCCTCCGAGCTTTTCCACTCCCGGACAAGAACATCAAGAGGGCTCACGGCGAGAAGCTCTGCTCCAGTCGCTTCGGAAAATCCCTGGCAAAACATGAAACCGACCCGGAGAGAGGTATAAGCGCCCGGACCGCGGGAGCAGGAGACCATCCGAATGGATGCCGGTTCTATTTTTCGGGAAATCAGAAGAAGATCGAGTGCCTGAACCAGAACCTCCGAGGCGCCGGTTTTTGCTCTCACACTGATTTCGCCAAGGAGATTTCCGTCTTCCAGCAGTGCCATTCCCAGAAGTTCTGTCGACGTTTCAACCGCCAGATGGATCATGCCTTCGCACTCCCAAGTTTTGTCAGAAGCTCCAGGGCTTCGCCCACTTCCCGGACAGGATGCAGTGACAGGCCGGATATCTCCGGATATTTTTTTCCGCCCGCCGGAAGAACCGCGTGTGTAAAGCCGTGGCGCCGGGCTTCCGTCAGCCGGCTTTCCATTTCCTGCACCCGCCGGACCTCTCCCCCAAGCCCGACCTCTCCAAAAACAACTACATCGGGGGAAAGACTGATGTCCTTGAGACTCCCTGCGAGGGACAGGACCAGACCAAGATCGGAAGCCGTTTCCTCCAGGGAGACACCCCCGGCAACATTCACATAAATATCCCGACTCGAAAGTGACAATCCGGCCCGGCGTTCAAGAACAGCCGCCAGAATGGAAAGTCTCGAGACAGGTATGCCTTGCGCCACACGCCGCGGGTTGGGGAACGTGGTCGGGGACACAAGCGATTGAAGTTCCACAAGAAGCGGTCGGGTTCCCTCCAGGGAACTCACCACAACCGATCCGGACAGTCGTTCCTTTCTCCCTTCAAGAAAGAAGGAAGACGCATTTTCAACCTCCCGGAGACCTTCGGACGACATTTCAAAGATTCCGAGCTCCCGCGTGGGACCAAAACGGTTTTTCACCGTCCGGAGAAGACGGACCGGATGGGACCGGTCCCCTTCGAGGTACAGAACGGTATCGACAAGGTGTTCGAGGACCCGGGGACCTGCGATGACCCCTTCTTTCGTCACGTGTCCGACGATCAGGACTGTCACCGAAGCTCTTTTCGCCAGTTCGAGCAAAACAGAAGCGGATTCCCTCAGAAGTCCGACGGAACCGGAGGAGGGACCATCCGCTCCCATCGTCACGGTCTGAATGGAGTCGACCACGAGCAATTCGGGCGACAGGCGTTTCACCTCTCTCACGATCGCCTCGAGATCTGTTTCCGGAAGAATGAACAGATCTCCGCCATTGCGACCCAGCCGGTCGTAGCGCATCCGGACCTGTTCGGGAGACTCCTCCCCGGCCGCGTAGAGAACCTTGTGCCTGTTGGCCATGTGTGCCACAGCCTGAAGGGCCAGGGTCGACTTGCCCACGCCGGGGTCTCCCCCCAGAAGAATAAAGGATCCCCGGACAAACCCTCCACCTAGAACACGGTCGAACTCCCGGAACCCGCTGCTTGTCCGCTCGACCGCAACTTTTCCGACATCTTCCATCCGGAGCGCACGGGAACCTCCCTCTGCGTCAGAAAGAATAGTCTCGAGCCTTGAGGACGCGGACACGACAGGAACCAGACCCTCCGGAGCTTCCTGACAGGAAGGACAGAATCCCATCCATTTGGCGGAGCGGTACCCGCAGGAAGGACACGCGAAGGAATCCGGAACGGATTTCTTTTTCATACCGGTCCTTTCGTCCAGACAACGGTGCATGTCTTGTTCTTACCAGAGCCTGCCATCCATTTCTCATGCCATGTTCCCGAAGGATTGCCATTTTCCTCTGGATAACGGGGAGATTGTTGTGCTATTCTCGCATGCATGATCGCTCCCGGCAAAAAAAATCGGTTTTCTTCCCGTTTTTCCCTTTTTCTCTTTGTTCTGGCAATATTCTTTGTTGCCACAACGGTCCGTCCGGCGTTCGCAGCGGATTCCGGAGACCCGAACACGTTCCCCGGCGGAGGAGAAGACACCCCTCCTGAATTCTCGACCGGCGGCGATAACACAACGCCCGAAGAGGTCAATCCCCTCGCGCGCCCCAACCAGTTTCTTTTCAATGCCGACATCGGCTTCATCCCGACCATCGGCCCAAACGTGACGGGGGCCATCGGGAACGCCCAACCCGGAACCGGGTTTCTGGTGGGGCTCGAAGCGGGATACACCCTTGTTCCGAATCTGGTCCTGACCGTGGGGATGTCCGTCCATGCCTTCGGAAATCTCACAAACCTTCCGCTCCTCTTCGGACTCCAGTATTACTTTGACAACGGTGGAGGAATCCCCGTCACCATGAGCGGAAGCACCATGACCCTGATCCCCTACCTGGAAATGGGATTCGGGCCCGCGTTCAACATTTCTTCCGACAGCAACAACGTCGGAGTCGGCGCATTGGCTTTCGCCTTCCGGATTGGTCCCGGCGTTCTTCTTCCGTTCGGAAAAAACAAGAAACAGGGCCTCTTCTTCGAAGTGGATTATGAGACCCAGTCCGGCCCCTTTAACGGAAACGGCGTCACCTCTTCGGGATACTCCCTCATCCCGGTCAAGATCGGCTACACCACGATCTTCTGACTTTTCCGACTTTCAGCCTTTCCAGCGAAAGACAGCCTCCTGAACGCGACGGGTCAATTCGTCCAGATCCTCTAAAACAGGCAACGGACATTCGGCATCCCGATCCAGAAAAGGAGCTGACCGGAGAGTGTTGGCCAGTGTTTCCCAGAAAGGAGCCCAGAAAGGCCGCCCGGACACTTCCACGCAAAACGCCGGAATACGGGCCCATGCTTCCGTCTGTCGAAGGGCCAGGAGTTCAAAAAGCTCATCCAGCGTTCCGTATCCCCCCGGAAACAGGACGACGGCGCGGGAGGGCCACAGGAAAAACCGTTTGCGCATGGACAAATGAAGGAACCGGAGCTCATTGGTTCCGGAAGGGTTGACCGGGGAGCCTCCCCGCTGCCAGTTGAGGGCGACACCAAATTCACGGGCTCCCGCCAGGGCTTGCCCCATCAACCCTTCCTGTCCTCCCGCCAGAAGACGGATTCCGCTCGAAGCCATGTATTCTCCAAAAAGCCGGGCCATTCGGCAGGCAGGGTCCTCCTCCGGCAAACGGGACGATCCGAAGACCGAAACGGTCGGAACGGACTTGCCTTCTCCAAAAAACGCCAGAGCTCGTTGCCCGTCCTCGAAAGACTCTCCGAGCATGCGGGCACCGAAGGTCCTCTCCTCTTTCATCCGTTTCCACCGACGCGCATGCTTTCGAGAAGAATCGACGGAGATGAAATCGACGAGCGGATTCGACGGTCGTTTCCGACTTCAACAATAGACTGGAACATATCGTCAAGATTGCCGGCGATTGTCAGCTCACTCACCGGAAACTGGATTTCTCCGTCCTCCACCCAAAATCCGAACGCCCCCCGGGAATAGTCGCCCGTCACAGCATTGACACCGAACCCGATCAATTCTGTGACATACAATCCGCGTTTCATATCGTGAAGCAGCTCGTCTTTTGAGCGGCCTCCGGGCTCGACAAGAATATTCGAGACACCGACATGAGGGGCATCTCCGAGGGAACGGGAAGCGTTTCCTGTCGTCGAACGACCGTTTTTTCTCCCGGAATAGGCATCAAACAGGTATGTTTTCAGAATACCGTGTTCGACGATCACCTTTGGTTTTGATACCACCCCTTCCCCGTCGAAGGGCCTGGAGCCGAACCCCCCCGGGAGCAGGGGATCTTCCCGTATCGTGACTCCGGTCGATGCGACCCGGCTGTTTTCCCTGTCTCTCAGATAGGTGGCGTTCCGGTAAAGGGAATAACCGGACAACGCCCCGATCAGATGCGAAACCAAGGAGCGGGCGACCTCGGCATCAAAAAGAACCGGGCAGGTCGTCGTTTTGGGCCTTCGCGGATGCAGTCTGGATATGGCCCGCCGTCCGGCATGACGTCCGACCTCTTCGGGGTGCGGGAGACGATGGTAGAAATGAGACTGTTCATACCAGTAGTCCCGTTCCATCGAATCTCCGTCCCGGGCAATCACCGAACAGGACAATCCGTAGAGGGAACGGGCGGAACCTCCGGAAAAACCATCGGTGTTCACCAGGTAGCTTTTGAGATGCGTGCTCTGAAACTCTGCCCCTTCCGAGTTCCAAATCCGCGGATCCTCGGCAAAAGCGGCCTTTTCCGTTTCCAGGGCCAGCCGAATCCTTTCCTCCTGGGAAATATCCGGAGCCGGGTCTTCCAGGATCTCGAGAGAGGAGGAGGAAAAAACACGGCCGCCTCCCGCTCCGGGCAGTCCGGAAAACAGATCCGGCTGGGTCTCTTCCGCCATGGCCACGGCCCCCCGCACGAGGGATTCCAGGGAACTCCTGTCCAGATCCGACGTCGAAACAATCGCCTGGGAATGGCCCCGGAAAATCCGTAGACCCATTCCTCGGCTCCGGGTCCGTTGTATTTTTTCCACTTCACCCTTCCGGACACCGACCACATTGTCGTCGGAGAAAATCAGAAGGGCATCCGCCGACGTTGCGCCCAATGACGTGGCCCGGTCGACAACAAACGACAACAGATCAAGGGCTTCCCTCTCGTTCACGCCGTACCTCCCACCGTCAAGTCTTCCACCCGAATCGTCGGCAGCCCCACACCGACAGGAACGGACTGTCCATCTTTTCCGCACGTTCCGACCCCCGGATCAAGACGGAGGTCGTTCCCGACCATACTGACACGGGTCAGGGCATCCGGACCGTTTCCGATCAGCGTTGCACCCCGGACCGGGTACTGGATTCGGCCGTTCTCGACCCAGTAGGCCTCAGCAGTGGAGAACACAAACTTGCCGGACGTGATGTCGACCTGCCCTCCCCCGAAGTTGACCGCATACAACCCCTTGTCCAGGGACCGGAGGATTTCCTCCGGATCGCTCTCTCCCGACAACATGATGGTGTTTGTCATGCGGGGCATGGGGGGATGGGCATAGGACTCACGACGTCCGTTGCCCGTCGGGGCAACTCCCATCAATCTGGCATTATGCCGATCCTGAAGATACCCTTTGAGAATCCCTTTTTCGATCAGGACGGTCCTCTGGGTCGGCGTCCCTTCATCGTCCACATTCAGGGAACCTCGACGATGGGGGAGAGTTCCGTCATCGATAATCGTACAAAGCGGCGACGCCACACGCTCCCCGATGCGTCCGGAAAAAGCGCTCGTGCCTTTCCGGTTGAAATCCCCCTCAAGACCGTGGCCGATGGCTTCATGTAACAGAATGCCCGGCCATCCGGGACCCAGAACAACCGGCATCGTTCCGGTCGGACACGCGCGGGCACCAAGATTGACGATAGCCTGGCGGGCCGCTTCGCGTGCCGCATGCCGGAGCGGTTCACCCATCACCTCCGCAAAGGAAATTCTTCCCCCGTAACCATAGGATCCGGTCTGGCGCTGGCCATTTTCTTCGGCAATGACGGTCACGTTGACCCGGATGAGAGGAAGACGGTCGGCTGAGATCAGTCCATCGCGACGAACGACCATCACGGATTTCATCTCGGTCGAGACGCTCGCCATCACCTGAACCACCCGAGGGTCTGCCGAACGGGCTGCATTGTCGGCTTCCAGGAGCAAATCCTTTTTCTGGGTCAGGGGAACGTCCAGATCCTCGGAGGTCACCGGGTAAAGAGATGGCGACTGTCGCCGGGACGGCACCAGCCGGAGGGAGTTTTCCGCATGGCTCCCGGTCAGGGAAATGGCCCGGGCGGTCCGGACAATTTCCTGCAACGTCTCCGGACGGATTTCCTCGGTAATCGCATACCCCGTCTTTTCTCCAGCCAGAACCCTCGCTCCGACACCCTGGGAGACATGCCGTCCCCCTTTTTTCACCATCCCTTCTTCAAGACTCAGACTTTCCACCGTCGTGTATTCGAAGTACAGGTCCGCATCGTCGATTTGTTGCCCCAAAGCCGACCCGAGCGTTTGACCGAGAACCCTTTCGTGGGTTCCGAAACGGGATTCGAAGAACTTCATGACTTCCATTGAGGAATTTTCCTGGTTCTTCTCCATATTTGTCTCTCTCCTGTTCCATTCATTCATCCTGAGGGTCTTCGTTGTACCGGGGGATCGGCCTCGATCACGGGCTGCCCCTGAAGCCGAGGTGGTGCTAGAATACCGGGGCTCCATCCGAAAAGTCTGCATTTCACGTCCCCTCCTCTTGAACCCGGAGGCGGGGAGAACGCAAGGAGGCCCGGGTTGACCATTGAAACCACGCTGGAAAACGCGGTCCGGGAAAACGTTTTCCCCGGGGCAGTCTCCCTTTGGGGAACCGCCCGGACAATCCTGGGGGAAGTCGCCGTGGGACAAACACGCGTCGATCTGTCCAACAGTGCGCCCGTCACTTCCGACACCATGTTCGACCTGGCGAGCCTCACCAAGCCCCTTGTGACAGCTTCCCTGTCCCTTCTTCTCGCCAGCAAAGGAATTCTCGACATCGATGCACCGTTGTCCGAATACCTTCCTGACACCCGGAAAACGGCGCTGGAGGGAGTTCCTTTCCACCGTCTCCTGTCCCACTCGAGCGGGCTTGTAGGATGGGCGCCCCTCTTCCGTGAATGTGTTCCCGATAACGCCCGGGAGTGTCTGAAAAAAGCGATTCTGGCCCTTCCGCTCTCCTCGGTTCCGGGAACCCGGTCGGAATACAGCGACTTCGGATACATTCTGGCGGGTTGGATTCTGGAGTCTGTCGGTCAGAAACCTCTCGACCGCCTGTTCGACGAGTATATCCGGATCCCTCTGGATATTTCCGACGCGGGATTTACCCCTGTTGCCCCGGGCTCCCCGTTTGAAAAAAGGTCTTTTGCCGCCACAGAACCGCCGGAAGAAGGGAGCGTTTCGCTGGCCGGTATCGTGCACGACGAACATGCCCGTCTTCTGGGAGGAATCTCCGGACACGCCGGGTTGTTTGGCACGGCGAAAGCCGTCTGGGAACTCTCAAAACCGTGGTTCGGAGAGGGGGATCTTTTTCCGCGCGGATGGCTCGACCGTTTCCGGACGCGCCAGGATGGGACACCCTGGACGCTCGGATGGGACACACCGACAGCCGGTTCCTCCTCCGGGACACGATTTTCATCGTTTTCGATCGGGCACCTGGGGTATACCGGAACCTCCGTCTGGATGGATCTCGATCGTCAGATCATCATAATCCTTTTGACCCATCGGGTGCATCCCACACGAACAAACAACCGGATCCGGGAATTTCGTCCCCGCTTTCACGACCGGATCATGGAAGACGTCTTTTTCGAAAGGTCCTGACCCCCGACCGGTAAAAAGACCCGGAACCCTTCCTGAAAAATCCCGTCCTCCGAATCCTGTTGGGGGAATCGCCAGGTGCCCGAGACAACCCGCACGATGTCCAGCGCCCAGTCCGTTTTCCGGAGGACCGGACGATGCAGAAGGGACCGTCCCGGACGGGTTCCCGCCTCCAGGATGCGCACCCCGCCTGCAAGAACCAGCGCAATTTCGAGGGACAGCCGTCCGGAAAGTCTCGAAGGAAGCTCCCTTCCCGCCATAAAGAGTCCCATCGTGTAGGAACGAAGGTGTTTTTTCAGTTTTTCGTGTCTTGCGTCCAACCCTTCATAAAGGGACGATTCGTCCAGCCCACAGTCGGAAAGTTCGGACAGGGGGACGTAAATTCTCCCCTTTTCCCGGTCAAGACCGATATCCTGCCAGAAATTGGCCAGTTGCAGGGCCGAACAGATCGCATCCGACATCGTGAGAAGTTCTTCGTCGCGGTATCCGTGGATCCAGAGGAGAAGGCGTCCGACAGGGTTCGCCGACAAACGGGAGTAGGTCATCAGGTCGGAAAAGGTGGGGTGTCGGACAATGGTCCTGTCCCGCTCGAACGCCATGATCAGGTTGTCAAGCCACTGAACAGGGATCTCAAACCGTTCGATCACGTCCCGGAGGGCCCGGAAAACAAAATGGTCGACGGGGCCCTTCACGCTGGCGTGG
This genomic interval from Leptospirillum ferriphilum contains the following:
- a CDS encoding formate--tetrahydrofolate ligase translates to MRLDMMAQSMGVPETHFHPFGPGRAKIDPRYLETVSPPSFGRDPSPLYVLVTGMTPTPLGEGKTTTSIGLSMALNRLGIRTVVTIRQPSMGPVFGIKGGGAGGGKSTIEPSEVLNLHLTGDVHAVGAAHNLLASAIDNEIHHGNRLEINPLTVGWPRVVDLNDRALRKVIVGLGGAANGSPRETRFDITVSSEVMAILALSTSYGDLIARLGDIGFGLSRDGRLLRARDLGVEGAMAALLREGFWPNLMSTSEGTPAIVHGSPFANIAHGNSSIIGDWVGLSGSDCVVTEAGFGADLGGEKFFDIKCRSLGRGPDVAVLVATAKSLRMHGGLADTVAGRPIPEILDKSDVPSVRNGMQNLLRQISNVRRFHVPVVVAINAHPGDSPEEWDLIRALSVEGGADDAIVCTHFRDGGAGALELAERVRQVGRLKKASYRPLYPDDLPVEEKIRTVAREMYGARDVTFSPKAKKSLADIERYGAASFPVCIAKTWASLSHDPSQKGAPSDFLFPVEEIRYATGARFVTAIAGDIQTMPGLPSRPAYRRIRLTSGGNVEGVS
- a CDS encoding undecaprenyl-diphosphate phosphatase, with the translated sequence MTFRQAIFFSLLQGTTELAPVSSLGHGVLLPLFAGWTSVSRNTQFLPFMVALHLGTALALLLFFWKDWWRLTRDTFLSLFSFSRGEIRPETRKNARIMGLLIAGTIPAAVLGFLLEKKIRILFSSPVVAAAFLGINGFVLILAEYLKKKGISGSLGNLPMSRAFIVGAFQSMALIPGLSRSGITMVGGLLNGLGHEEAARFSFLLSTPIIVGAGILEVPKLFRQGAGGMLHLAVAGGAVSFIAAYSTTFLLMRYFRSFETERALAPFGWYCLCLSAVAGIWLALH
- a CDS encoding Sec-independent protein translocase subunit TatA/TatB — its product is MFGIGWPDFLFIAILLVLVVKPEEWPKVGRVAGKALRTIRHQAAPVLQEFRSFSDDLLSDPKSASRDEKLPEGWGPLPQSWQKGGEFLQERSVDDHHAG
- a CDS encoding YdcH family protein yields the protein MSKSGFSPETSEFPSVADPYHIEKLKNQHQILEKRLQELSRRAILTPHEENEVRDIKHQKLQIKDWLTRVGGKEIGES
- the rimI gene encoding ribosomal protein S18-alanine N-acetyltransferase; the encoded protein is MEEPRSEKAIDPREFRIVRLDVDPWPEILRRFFVRQDEKDRSDFYLGEALLSELKWVDVAEYYGLVRPKGPGIVGFMGAWFVEDEAEIHHIFLDPHWRRKGLGGLFLQRFMQYSSKRQVASLYLEVRRSNTGARSLYRNLGFSERGERKNYYSCPLEDAILMGCRLLEAVPAICGEGDLVSMEGALCDGFRTGADTGETRTRIL
- the tsaB gene encoding tRNA (adenosine(37)-N6)-threonylcarbamoyltransferase complex dimerization subunit type 1 TsaB, whose product is MIHLAVETSTELLGMALLEDGNLLGEISVRAKTGASEVLVQALDLLLISRKIEPASIRMVSCSRGPGAYTSLRVGFMFCQGFSEATGAELLAVSPLDVLVREWKSSEEELVLPVLNARQGQVTAALVKGEGERDSGFMPVPENPEDLVQRLPRTSIRIVGPGRVLVEPWRLSHPEWIWMDGEDLPPRAASQGKLAWERRNLFSDEVGLVYGRAPV
- the radA gene encoding DNA repair protein RadA, whose amino-acid sequence is MKKKSVPDSFACPSCGYRSAKWMGFCPSCQEAPEGLVPVVSASSRLETILSDAEGGSRALRMEDVGKVAVERTSSGFREFDRVLGGGFVRGSFILLGGDPGVGKSTLALQAVAHMANRHKVLYAAGEESPEQVRMRYDRLGRNGGDLFILPETDLEAIVREVKRLSPELLVVDSIQTVTMGADGPSSGSVGLLRESASVLLELAKRASVTVLIVGHVTKEGVIAGPRVLEHLVDTVLYLEGDRSHPVRLLRTVKNRFGPTRELGIFEMSSEGLREVENASSFFLEGRKERLSGSVVVSSLEGTRPLLVELQSLVSPTTFPNPRRVAQGIPVSRLSILAAVLERRAGLSLSSRDIYVNVAGGVSLEETASDLGLVLSLAGSLKDISLSPDVVVFGEVGLGGEVRRVQEMESRLTEARRHGFTHAVLPAGGKKYPEISGLSLHPVREVGEALELLTKLGSAKA
- a CDS encoding LOG family protein, with protein sequence MKEERTFGARMLGESFEDGQRALAFFGEGKSVPTVSVFGSSRLPEEDPACRMARLFGEYMASSGIRLLAGGQEGLMGQALAGAREFGVALNWQRGGSPVNPSGTNELRFLHLSMRKRFFLWPSRAVVLFPGGYGTLDELFELLALRQTEAWARIPAFCVEVSGRPFWAPFWETLANTLRSAPFLDRDAECPLPVLEDLDELTRRVQEAVFRWKG
- a CDS encoding TldD/PmbA family protein, which gives rise to MNEREALDLLSFVVDRATSLGATSADALLIFSDDNVVGVRKGEVEKIQRTRSRGMGLRIFRGHSQAIVSTSDLDRSSLESLVRGAVAMAEETQPDLFSGLPGAGGGRVFSSSSLEILEDPAPDISQEERIRLALETEKAAFAEDPRIWNSEGAEFQSTHLKSYLVNTDGFSGGSARSLYGLSCSVIARDGDSMERDYWYEQSHFYHRLPHPEEVGRHAGRRAISRLHPRRPKTTTCPVLFDAEVARSLVSHLIGALSGYSLYRNATYLRDRENSRVASTGVTIREDPLLPGGFGSRPFDGEGVVSKPKVIVEHGILKTYLFDAYSGRKNGRSTTGNASRSLGDAPHVGVSNILVEPGGRSKDELLHDMKRGLYVTELIGFGVNAVTGDYSRGAFGFWVEDGEIQFPVSELTIAGNLDDMFQSIVEVGNDRRIRSSISSPSILLESMRVGGNG